One genomic segment of Flagellimonas marinaquae includes these proteins:
- a CDS encoding uracil-DNA glycosylase family protein, whose protein sequence is MTTLPFKHTHPYKPFLLSQATKLIVGTLPPPRFTTGDLKPQDVDFCYGSCNGQLWPILDKIFQLGLTYETTDEAVQQRKQFLIKNKIGVCDIVESADREKIDASDIGMQNVVLRDLVGYLQKYPNIDTLLFTGGNSKNGPEYFFRRQLKEYNLKLDVVSDDVPRIHHLELPITPSTTSVRGQSRTIKTVSLTAPSGAANRAVGSLQAYKQMKQKNPAFNTLDFRVLQYREFF, encoded by the coding sequence TTGACTACACTACCTTTTAAACATACACATCCTTATAAACCGTTTTTGTTATCGCAGGCCACTAAATTGATCGTAGGTACCCTGCCTCCCCCAAGGTTTACCACAGGTGACCTAAAACCACAAGATGTGGATTTTTGCTATGGCAGTTGTAACGGACAGTTATGGCCCATTTTGGATAAAATATTCCAACTGGGATTAACTTATGAAACTACAGATGAGGCGGTACAACAGCGAAAACAGTTCTTGATCAAGAACAAAATAGGGGTTTGCGATATTGTGGAAAGTGCCGATAGGGAAAAAATAGATGCATCCGACATCGGAATGCAAAATGTTGTGTTACGTGATTTAGTCGGATATTTACAAAAGTACCCGAATATCGATACCCTTTTGTTTACAGGCGGGAATAGTAAAAATGGTCCCGAATATTTCTTTCGCAGGCAACTAAAGGAGTATAACTTAAAACTCGATGTGGTCTCCGACGACGTGCCCCGAATTCATCATTTGGAGTTGCCAATCACTCCGAGTACAACGTCAGTGCGAGGGCAGTCGAGAACCATTAAAACCGTTTCGCTGACTGCACCTTCGGGAGCTGCCAACCGAGCTGTGGGAAGTTTACAGGCCTACAAGCAAATGAAACAAAAAAATCCAGCATTCAATACACTGGATTTTAGGGTACTACAATATCGGGAGTTCTTTTAA
- a CDS encoding RagB/SusD family nutrient uptake outer membrane protein codes for MFLFSCSNDQDKGMELEQLGTLEVMAVYESGTAMPDVTVTTVPKTKEKITDAMGKVVYNNIPIGKYEVILTPSFSDVSVSVDVNVQENQVVVIEAVMAPDPISEIPIDFDVFLKNIYDQLKTEFLFDANGYSHYWGDIGTGVTRINPNSMGRFGDLDNYYFHSSNYVINEVWSEHYRVINLTNIGLEELTDLDSALNGEVNTVHLESEFRFLRALLYFNLVKLYGNPVLVTTAGVDPDNPPTFEQGREVVFEQIVEDLTFAQQNLSSGLGKEKASKEAATALLGKVYLTMAGFPMNQTDKYSLALLELEKVVGSYTLEENYSDVFSIQNESSNTEVIFGIGFDNSGNYSVSWGPMGISLSDRLLLVPNFINSYFEKEMEPSEPVSFPIENSDSRFHQNIATFSFDDGNLIDETLMENWRPYKFIKEVEEISVLNSESFDYPYLRAADVYLMIAEAENKLNGPTAKAYNALNLVRRRAFGDLEHDAQSGLTQEEFSSLILKERRLEFCLEGQFKDDLIRMNALESEILEYNQNYPELARDFQNHEYIWPIPQGEMSLNPDVVQNEGY; via the coding sequence ATGTTTTTATTTTCCTGTTCCAATGACCAGGATAAAGGAATGGAATTAGAACAATTGGGCACTTTGGAAGTAATGGCGGTTTACGAAAGCGGAACCGCTATGCCAGATGTTACTGTTACCACTGTACCTAAAACTAAAGAGAAAATAACCGATGCAATGGGAAAGGTTGTATACAACAATATACCCATTGGAAAATATGAGGTTATTCTCACCCCTTCGTTTTCTGATGTCAGCGTCTCAGTTGATGTAAATGTGCAAGAAAATCAAGTAGTGGTCATCGAAGCTGTTATGGCGCCTGACCCTATTTCAGAAATTCCAATTGACTTTGATGTTTTTTTGAAGAATATATATGACCAGTTGAAAACAGAATTTTTGTTCGATGCCAATGGTTATTCCCATTATTGGGGTGATATTGGAACAGGTGTGACCAGGATAAACCCTAATTCGATGGGTAGATTTGGCGATTTGGATAATTACTATTTTCATTCGAGTAACTATGTAATCAACGAAGTATGGTCAGAGCATTATAGAGTTATTAATCTTACGAATATAGGTTTGGAAGAGCTAACTGACTTAGATTCAGCATTGAATGGGGAAGTGAATACAGTTCACTTAGAATCCGAGTTTCGTTTCCTGCGAGCACTATTGTACTTCAATTTGGTTAAACTTTACGGAAATCCTGTTTTGGTCACTACAGCTGGTGTAGACCCTGATAACCCGCCAACATTTGAACAAGGTAGGGAAGTTGTATTTGAACAAATTGTAGAGGATTTAACATTTGCGCAGCAGAATTTGTCCTCTGGATTGGGCAAAGAAAAAGCATCAAAGGAAGCTGCCACTGCTCTACTTGGAAAAGTTTACCTTACGATGGCAGGTTTTCCTATGAATCAAACTGATAAATATAGTCTTGCGTTATTGGAATTGGAGAAAGTTGTAGGGAGTTATACTTTGGAAGAAAACTATTCGGATGTTTTTTCAATCCAAAATGAAAGTTCGAATACAGAGGTTATTTTCGGTATTGGTTTTGATAACTCGGGCAATTATAGTGTCTCTTGGGGGCCTATGGGTATTTCATTAAGCGATCGTTTATTGTTGGTTCCTAATTTTATAAATTCCTATTTTGAGAAAGAAATGGAACCCTCCGAACCGGTTAGTTTTCCGATTGAAAATAGCGATTCGAGATTTCATCAAAATATAGCCACATTTTCGTTTGATGATGGGAATTTAATAGATGAAACTTTAATGGAAAATTGGCGACCATATAAATTTATAAAGGAAGTCGAGGAAATCAGTGTATTGAATTCAGAGTCATTTGATTACCCCTATTTAAGAGCAGCTGACGTGTATCTAATGATAGCAGAGGCCGAAAATAAGCTGAATGGCCCTACAGCTAAAGCATATAATGCTTTGAATTTGGTGAGAAGAAGAGCTTTTGGCGATTTGGAGCATGATGCTCAAAGTGGGTTGACTCAAGAAGAGTTTTCTAGCCTAATTTTAAAGGAAAGACGTTTGGAGTTTTGTTTGGAAGGACAATTTAAGGATGACCTTATTCGAATGAATGCTCTTGAGTCCGAGATATTGGAATACAATCAAAATTACCCAGAGTTGGCAAGGGACTTTCAAAATCACGAATACATCTGGCCCATACCTCAGGGAGAAATGAGCCTGAACCCGGATGTGGTTCAAAATGAAGGTTATTAA
- a CDS encoding phosphoenolpyruvate carboxylase, translated as MQQTKRLEEFKKTVTNKFNIYNSLFLSLPYNNIENVGVLIPLLLDQCEKGLKEGKDPQEILEVFFTNFVDIKDERERLDFMFKIVQYVERQVVLYDSVEDSAFSKLQKYSSSLTIKDYFELVNRTKNWDKVSKKLSTFSARIVLTAHPTQFYTPAILDIIAELRTLIDEDRIHDIDVTLQQLGLTSLINAKKPTPLDEAKNIIYILRNTYYDAVGELYQYVKSNIRDDKFNNYNLMKLGFWPGGDRDGNPYVTADITKQVADELRLTLMKCYYNELKGLRKKLTFKDMQVDINALSDKLYKAMFNPDVLVSYEEIIACLNGVREKLIDNYHELYLDELDQFMDKVHIFKTHFATLDIRQDHSKHLLAVETVLKKHGVIKENVHELSEGELVRLLLKENFNLDPKDFEDEIVKDTITNIQNLKAIQEKNGEEGCNRYIISNSEDIFSVLFVFGLFRWSGWDEKKITFDIVPLFETMKGMDASEKVMQTLFDIPQYRQHLERRRDVHTIMLGFSDGTKDGGYLKANWSILKTKETLSKVCKKNGIAAIFFDGRGGPPARGGGKTHRFYAAQTKDVANHEIQLTIQGQTITSTYGTKEQFIHNSEQLLTAGLSNNLFGKELTISAAQRKLIEELSELSFDKYDALKQHEKFMPYLEHRSTLKYYTKANIGSRPGKRGNKKQLTLSDLRAISFVGSWSQLKQNVPGYFGLGTAINKLKEEGRLNEVKKLYKDVPFFRALMHNSMMSLAKSNFNLTSYMKEDPEFGAFWNILNDEFQLSKKMLLQISGDKILMEDEAVSRESVKIREQIVLPLLVIQQNALYHITQNSEYKELYEKIVTRSLYGNINASRNSA; from the coding sequence ATGCAGCAGACTAAACGGTTAGAGGAATTTAAAAAAACGGTAACCAATAAGTTCAACATTTACAACAGTCTTTTTTTGAGCTTGCCCTACAACAATATAGAAAATGTAGGGGTTCTTATCCCATTATTGCTAGATCAGTGCGAGAAAGGCTTAAAAGAAGGTAAAGATCCCCAAGAGATTTTAGAGGTGTTTTTTACCAATTTTGTGGATATCAAAGACGAACGGGAGCGGTTGGACTTTATGTTCAAGATCGTGCAGTATGTGGAACGCCAAGTGGTACTTTACGATAGTGTGGAGGATTCGGCCTTCTCCAAACTTCAAAAATACAGTAGCTCTTTGACCATTAAGGATTATTTTGAATTGGTGAACCGCACCAAAAACTGGGACAAGGTCTCCAAAAAACTCTCCACCTTTAGTGCGCGAATCGTTCTGACCGCGCATCCAACGCAGTTCTATACCCCCGCCATATTGGATATTATTGCAGAATTGCGCACTTTGATCGATGAGGACAGGATTCATGATATTGACGTAACCTTGCAGCAATTGGGGCTTACCTCACTGATCAATGCAAAAAAACCAACGCCTTTGGACGAGGCAAAAAACATTATCTACATACTTCGTAATACGTATTATGATGCCGTTGGCGAATTGTACCAATATGTAAAAAGTAATATTCGGGACGATAAGTTTAATAATTACAACCTGATGAAACTCGGATTTTGGCCTGGTGGCGATCGTGATGGGAACCCCTACGTAACGGCCGATATCACCAAACAGGTGGCGGATGAATTAAGGCTTACTTTAATGAAATGCTATTATAACGAATTGAAGGGCCTTCGCAAAAAACTTACATTCAAGGATATGCAGGTAGACATCAATGCGTTGAGCGATAAGCTGTACAAAGCCATGTTCAACCCAGATGTGCTTGTTTCTTACGAGGAAATCATCGCCTGTTTAAATGGTGTCCGCGAAAAACTGATTGACAATTATCACGAATTGTATTTGGACGAGTTGGATCAGTTTATGGATAAGGTACATATTTTTAAGACACATTTTGCCACCTTGGATATCCGTCAAGATCACAGTAAGCATTTGTTGGCCGTGGAAACTGTGCTAAAAAAGCATGGAGTTATCAAGGAAAACGTACACGAGTTGAGTGAAGGGGAACTGGTAAGGCTCTTGCTCAAAGAAAATTTTAATCTCGACCCAAAGGACTTTGAAGATGAGATTGTAAAGGACACCATTACGAATATCCAAAACCTAAAAGCGATACAAGAAAAAAACGGTGAAGAAGGCTGCAACCGATACATCATCAGTAATTCGGAAGATATTTTTTCGGTCTTGTTCGTGTTCGGTTTGTTTAGGTGGAGTGGATGGGACGAGAAAAAGATCACATTTGACATTGTTCCACTGTTCGAGACCATGAAAGGTATGGACGCTTCAGAAAAAGTGATGCAAACCTTGTTCGATATTCCACAATATAGGCAACATCTGGAAAGAAGAAGGGACGTACACACCATAATGCTCGGATTTTCGGATGGTACCAAAGATGGGGGGTACCTAAAAGCCAACTGGTCTATTTTAAAGACCAAGGAAACCTTGAGCAAAGTCTGTAAAAAGAACGGTATCGCCGCTATTTTCTTTGATGGTAGGGGAGGACCGCCAGCACGTGGTGGTGGTAAAACACACAGATTCTACGCCGCACAGACCAAGGATGTGGCCAATCATGAGATTCAGCTTACCATTCAAGGGCAGACCATTACCAGTACCTATGGGACCAAAGAGCAGTTTATCCACAACTCCGAGCAGTTGCTCACCGCTGGATTGAGCAATAACTTATTTGGCAAGGAACTCACTATCTCCGCGGCACAACGTAAATTGATAGAGGAGCTCTCGGAACTCAGTTTCGACAAATACGATGCTTTAAAACAGCACGAGAAATTTATGCCCTACCTGGAGCACAGAAGTACATTAAAATATTATACCAAGGCCAATATTGGCAGTAGACCAGGAAAGCGCGGAAACAAAAAACAGCTAACGCTTTCGGATTTACGCGCCATATCTTTTGTGGGGTCGTGGAGCCAGTTAAAACAAAATGTTCCCGGTTATTTTGGATTGGGTACGGCCATTAACAAGTTAAAAGAAGAAGGGCGACTGAACGAAGTGAAAAAGTTGTACAAAGATGTCCCATTTTTTAGAGCTTTGATGCACAACAGTATGATGTCCTTGGCCAAGTCCAATTTTAACCTGACGAGTTACATGAAGGAAGATCCAGAGTTCGGAGCTTTCTGGAACATTTTGAACGACGAGTTCCAGTTGTCCAAAAAAATGCTGTTGCAGATTTCGGGGGATAAGATTTTGATGGAGGATGAAGCCGTATCGCGGGAATCCGTTAAAATAAGGGAGCAAATTGTATTGCCCTTGTTGGTGATACAGCAAAATGCCCTGTACCATATCACACAAAATTCTGAATACAAAGAATTGTACGAGAAAATCGTTACTCGTTCCTTATATGGAAATATCAATGCCAGCAGAAATTCGGCTTAG
- the yaaA gene encoding peroxide stress protein YaaA, whose translation MKIVISPAKSLDYETTLPTSKYSQPQFLEQAEKLNAVLKKKKPKALSELMSISDKLADLNWERNQNFELPFTVDNARPAVYAFNGDVYQGLDAYTIPEDKLDRLQSTLRILSGLYGVLKPLDLMQPYRLEMGTQLKVGRRKNLYEFWKDQITNALNNELEEDELFVNLASNEYFSAVDAKRLKVPVIAPVFKDWKNDKLKIISFFAKKARGSMVRYIIDSGAQTLDDIKNFDYDGYLYSEEHTVMKDQPVFIR comes from the coding sequence ATGAAAATTGTGATATCACCGGCAAAGTCACTTGATTACGAAACCACTTTGCCCACATCAAAATATAGTCAGCCCCAATTTTTGGAACAAGCCGAAAAGCTAAATGCGGTATTAAAGAAAAAGAAGCCCAAAGCCCTATCGGAACTTATGTCCATTTCCGATAAACTTGCGGATTTGAACTGGGAGCGCAATCAAAATTTTGAATTGCCCTTTACCGTTGACAATGCAAGGCCGGCAGTGTATGCTTTTAACGGAGATGTGTACCAAGGTCTGGATGCCTATACCATTCCCGAAGATAAATTGGACCGTTTGCAAAGTACGCTGCGGATATTATCCGGCCTGTACGGTGTTTTAAAACCATTGGACCTAATGCAGCCATACCGATTGGAAATGGGGACGCAGTTAAAGGTAGGCCGTAGAAAAAATCTGTACGAGTTTTGGAAAGATCAAATTACCAATGCCTTGAACAACGAACTTGAGGAAGATGAACTATTTGTAAACCTTGCAAGCAACGAATACTTTAGTGCAGTAGATGCCAAAAGACTTAAAGTGCCGGTAATAGCGCCGGTTTTTAAGGATTGGAAGAACGATAAACTCAAAATCATCAGTTTCTTTGCCAAAAAAGCACGTGGATCTATGGTACGGTACATTATTGATTCCGGTGCCCAAACATTGGATGACATCAAGAATTTTGATTATGATGGCTATTTGTACAGCGAGGAACACACCGTAATGAAAGACCAGCCAGTTTTTATTCGATAA
- a CDS encoding RluA family pseudouridine synthase: MDISENQDELSQDDLYEHYAFVASKGQDPLRVDKFLMNFIENATRNKIQQAAKKGHIWVNDSIVKQNYKVKAGDEVKVMFEHPPYEFLLTPEDIPLDIVYEDDILLVVNKPAGMVVHPGHGNYSGTLINALVYHFQNLPNNSSDRPGLVHRIDKDTSGLLVIAKTEAAMTHLAQQFFEKSSEREYMALVWGNVTEDEGTIEGHIARNPKNRLQMMVFPEGDEGKEAVTHYKVLERFGYVTLVSCRLETGRTHQIRVHMKYIGHTLFNDERYGGDRILKGTTFTKYKQFVENAFKVLPRQALHAKTLGFEHPVTGKFMRFDSDLPEDMVQCIEKWRGYAKHHES; encoded by the coding sequence ATGGATATTTCGGAAAACCAGGACGAACTTTCTCAGGATGATCTTTATGAGCATTATGCCTTTGTGGCATCTAAGGGCCAAGACCCTTTGCGAGTGGATAAATTTTTGATGAATTTTATTGAGAACGCCACTCGTAACAAGATTCAACAAGCGGCCAAAAAAGGCCATATTTGGGTAAACGACTCCATTGTAAAACAAAATTACAAGGTAAAAGCAGGGGATGAGGTGAAGGTTATGTTCGAGCATCCGCCCTATGAGTTTTTGTTGACCCCGGAAGATATACCATTGGACATTGTTTATGAGGACGACATACTTTTGGTGGTGAACAAACCGGCAGGCATGGTGGTGCACCCGGGGCATGGAAATTACTCGGGTACCTTGATCAATGCCTTGGTGTACCATTTTCAAAATTTGCCCAATAATAGTTCGGATAGACCTGGTCTGGTCCACCGGATCGATAAAGATACCTCCGGATTATTGGTAATTGCGAAAACGGAAGCAGCAATGACCCACTTGGCGCAACAATTTTTCGAAAAAAGTAGTGAACGGGAATATATGGCCTTGGTCTGGGGCAATGTAACCGAAGACGAAGGTACCATTGAAGGGCATATTGCACGAAACCCCAAAAACCGCCTACAGATGATGGTTTTTCCGGAGGGAGATGAAGGAAAGGAAGCTGTGACACATTACAAGGTATTGGAGCGCTTTGGATACGTTACACTGGTGTCCTGCAGGCTGGAAACCGGTAGAACCCACCAAATTCGGGTCCACATGAAATATATAGGCCATACCTTGTTCAATGATGAGCGCTATGGAGGCGACAGAATTTTAAAAGGGACCACCTTTACCAAATACAAGCAATTTGTGGAGAATGCTTTTAAGGTATTGCCAAGGCAAGCTTTGCATGCCAAAACATTGGGCTTTGAGCATCCGGTAACAGGCAAGTTTATGCGTTTTGATTCCGATCTGCCCGAAGATATGGTCCAGTGTATCGAAAAATGGCGCGGTTATGCTAAGCATCACGAATCATAG
- a CDS encoding PASTA domain-containing protein — protein sequence MKNFFNFLKSKTFFIQLGLAAIAIVVLVFVALQWLKGTTNHGEFVEVPDFSKMSVMEMRKAVEEAGLRYQVLDSSNYNPEYPRFSILEQNPPAGNKVKANRKIYFTVNPSGYKKVSVPDIIQVTQRNAASMLKAVGLDVERVTYIDELGKDMVYNMKFKGKYIKPGDRLPKTSKVELICGNGTIPGSARVKADSN from the coding sequence ATGAAGAATTTTTTCAACTTTTTAAAGAGCAAGACTTTTTTTATCCAACTTGGATTGGCGGCAATAGCTATAGTTGTTTTGGTGTTCGTCGCATTGCAATGGCTCAAGGGAACTACCAATCACGGGGAATTTGTGGAGGTGCCGGATTTCTCCAAAATGTCGGTTATGGAAATGCGAAAAGCAGTGGAGGAAGCTGGTCTCAGATATCAGGTTTTGGATTCATCCAACTACAATCCCGAGTATCCAAGATTTTCAATTTTGGAACAAAACCCTCCTGCTGGCAACAAGGTAAAGGCCAACCGTAAAATTTATTTTACGGTAAATCCATCAGGATATAAAAAGGTAAGTGTACCTGATATCATTCAGGTTACCCAACGTAATGCTGCATCTATGCTAAAGGCCGTAGGGCTGGATGTGGAGCGTGTTACCTATATTGATGAGTTGGGCAAGGACATGGTGTACAACATGAAGTTTAAGGGGAAGTATATAAAGCCGGGCGACAGATTGCCCAAAACCTCCAAGGTGGAATTAATTTGTGGAAACGGGACCATTCCCGGCAGTGCAAGGGTAAAGGCGGACTCCAACTAA
- a CDS encoding D-alanine--D-alanine ligase produces MKKNIAIIMGGYSSEHHISIKSGNVVHKYLDTNKYNAYRIIITKENWYYLDNTDERHTLDKSDFSITIDGKKILFDCVFNAIHGTPGEDGLMQAYFELLGIPQTSCNHYEAALTFNKRDLLSALKPYGIPSATSFFVNKGQTIDENAIVEKVGLPCFVKANRAGSSYGVSKVHKKEDLNQAIANAFKEDHQIIIESFLDGTEVSVGVITYNKKVTVLPATEIISENDFFDFEAKYMGKSQEITPARISEKQEKNVRQLAEFIYTTLGLKGYTRSEFIFIGDVPHLLEINTTPGLTEESLLPQQAKTAGISLESLFDSAIVEALR; encoded by the coding sequence ATGAAAAAAAACATTGCCATTATAATGGGCGGCTATTCCAGCGAACACCATATTTCCATAAAGAGCGGAAACGTGGTCCACAAATATCTGGATACAAATAAGTACAATGCCTACAGAATTATAATCACCAAAGAAAACTGGTATTATCTGGACAACACCGATGAAAGGCATACATTGGATAAATCCGATTTCAGTATAACCATTGATGGCAAAAAAATTCTTTTTGATTGTGTTTTCAACGCAATACACGGCACTCCTGGCGAAGATGGACTAATGCAGGCCTATTTTGAACTTTTGGGCATTCCGCAGACATCCTGCAACCATTATGAGGCTGCACTCACCTTTAACAAACGAGATCTTTTGAGCGCTTTGAAACCCTATGGAATCCCTAGTGCCACTTCCTTTTTTGTGAACAAAGGCCAGACCATCGACGAAAATGCCATTGTAGAAAAAGTTGGGCTACCTTGTTTTGTTAAAGCCAATAGGGCCGGGAGTAGCTATGGCGTATCCAAGGTCCACAAAAAAGAGGATCTAAACCAAGCCATTGCCAATGCCTTCAAGGAAGATCACCAGATCATTATAGAATCCTTTTTGGATGGCACAGAAGTTTCCGTCGGGGTAATCACCTATAATAAAAAGGTTACCGTATTGCCGGCCACAGAAATTATTTCTGAAAACGATTTCTTCGATTTCGAAGCTAAATATATGGGCAAATCACAAGAAATAACTCCAGCCCGTATTTCCGAAAAACAAGAGAAGAACGTTAGACAGTTGGCCGAATTTATTTATACGACCTTGGGACTAAAAGGGTATACCCGAAGTGAATTTATCTTTATCGGTGATGTACCCCATTTATTGGAGATAAACACAACCCCCGGACTAACGGAGGAAAGTTTATTGCCGCAACAGGCGAAAACTGCGGGCATCTCCCTTGAATCGCTTTTTGATAGCGCCATTGTTGAAGCTTTGCGATAG
- the coaD gene encoding pantetheine-phosphate adenylyltransferase, with product MKRALFPGSFDPLTLGHYDIIKRGVTLFDELVIAIGINADKKYMFSLEERVRFIEEAFKDEPKIKVTTYQGMTVDFCKKIDATFILRGLRNPADFEFEKAIAHTNRKLSEIETVFLLTSSGKSFISSSIVRDVIRNGGDYSGLVPETVMVKP from the coding sequence ATGAAACGCGCATTGTTCCCTGGGTCTTTTGACCCACTCACATTAGGCCATTATGATATTATAAAAAGAGGAGTCACCCTTTTTGACGAATTGGTAATTGCCATAGGTATAAATGCCGACAAAAAATATATGTTCTCCTTGGAGGAACGAGTTCGGTTTATCGAGGAAGCGTTCAAGGATGAACCAAAAATCAAAGTGACCACCTACCAAGGTATGACGGTCGACTTTTGCAAGAAAATAGATGCCACGTTTATATTGCGGGGATTGCGGAACCCGGCGGATTTTGAGTTTGAAAAAGCAATTGCACATACCAACCGCAAGTTATCGGAAATAGAAACTGTTTTTCTATTGACCTCCTCCGGAAAGTCCTTCATAAGCTCTTCCATTGTGCGGGATGTTATCAGGAATGGTGGGGATTACTCAGGATTGGTACCCGAAACGGTCATGGTAAAACCATAA
- a CDS encoding PAS domain-containing protein → MKTVKRIDQFYLLKQLPSATALLDQKGILLDASSAWLDIFGLPPQDNTSNTNVFSLYKEILDLELRLAEQKSFTLEHQLENPAGIRYLKSSFAPWFDDKENVIGAIIQTDDITSEVKKEEEIKWLNTILDTKMEVSHTGWWEFDVIKEELTWCKETKRIHQVPDCFQPTTIEAIDFYKTGYSQNKISMLFHNSIVNHQPFDAKVVLVTFEGEERWVRVTGKPVLKNGEAIKIYGTLKDIHEKVLAETKVQEHQQLLTTLVDSLPLNVYVKDLNTRKILVNKSECNYLGKTAEEIIGTTDFDQYDEETAKISREEDLNVMKNLTPIIGKETVSILHGKTTNYLTSKIPYFDLEGKVCGLIGVSLDITPMKRKEEQLRDLIKVTSLQNQKLISFAHIVSHNLRSHSANFSMLLEFLNAENDPEERQGIIKMLSQASDNLLETLGNLNEVVDINTKTSETKKPLNLRRNIINVLQNLSALLQKNGSHVINNVAENIQVNCVPAYLDSIILNLVSNAVKYKSENRESLITIDAVQSKEGVLLSISDNGIGINLEKYGDKVFGMYKTFHNRKDAKGFGLYLVKNQIEAMGGSITVQSEVDKGTTFNVYFNEES, encoded by the coding sequence TTGAAAACAGTTAAAAGAATCGACCAGTTTTACTTATTGAAGCAATTGCCCTCGGCAACCGCGCTTCTTGATCAAAAAGGCATTTTGCTGGATGCATCCAGTGCTTGGCTCGATATTTTTGGATTGCCCCCACAGGACAACACCTCCAATACCAATGTTTTTTCCCTTTACAAAGAGATTCTGGATCTAGAGCTGCGACTGGCAGAACAAAAATCGTTCACATTAGAGCACCAATTGGAAAACCCAGCGGGCATCCGGTACCTAAAAAGTAGTTTTGCCCCCTGGTTCGATGATAAGGAGAATGTGATCGGTGCCATAATCCAGACCGACGATATTACATCAGAAGTAAAAAAAGAAGAAGAGATCAAATGGCTGAACACCATTTTGGACACCAAAATGGAAGTATCGCACACTGGTTGGTGGGAGTTTGATGTGATAAAGGAGGAACTTACTTGGTGCAAAGAGACCAAGCGTATTCACCAAGTTCCCGACTGTTTTCAGCCCACCACGATAGAAGCCATCGATTTTTACAAAACAGGATACAGCCAGAACAAGATTTCTATGCTTTTCCATAACTCCATAGTCAATCATCAACCATTTGATGCCAAAGTAGTATTGGTAACTTTTGAAGGCGAAGAAAGATGGGTTCGGGTGACCGGCAAACCAGTTCTTAAGAATGGAGAAGCCATTAAGATATATGGAACCCTTAAAGATATTCACGAAAAAGTGTTGGCCGAAACCAAGGTCCAGGAGCACCAACAACTTTTAACTACCTTGGTGGACAGTCTTCCGCTGAACGTTTATGTGAAAGACTTGAACACCAGAAAAATACTGGTCAACAAAAGCGAATGTAACTATCTGGGCAAAACAGCAGAGGAAATTATCGGAACCACCGATTTTGACCAATACGATGAGGAAACTGCCAAAATTTCGAGGGAAGAGGACCTTAATGTTATGAAGAACCTCACCCCTATCATCGGAAAAGAGACAGTAAGCATATTACATGGTAAAACCACCAATTACTTAACCTCAAAAATCCCTTATTTTGACCTAGAAGGCAAGGTCTGTGGACTTATAGGGGTCAGTTTGGACATTACCCCCATGAAAAGAAAGGAGGAGCAATTGCGGGATTTGATCAAGGTTACTTCCCTGCAAAACCAGAAACTTATCAGTTTTGCACATATTGTTTCCCATAATTTAAGGTCCCACTCCGCTAATTTTTCCATGCTCTTGGAGTTTTTAAACGCTGAGAACGATCCAGAGGAACGGCAAGGCATTATAAAAATGTTATCGCAGGCCTCGGACAATTTATTGGAAACTTTGGGCAACCTAAACGAGGTCGTGGACATTAACACAAAAACCTCTGAGACCAAAAAACCATTGAACCTAAGGCGTAATATCATCAATGTTTTACAAAACCTATCCGCCTTATTGCAAAAGAACGGCTCTCATGTAATCAATAATGTCGCGGAGAACATTCAAGTAAATTGTGTTCCGGCCTATCTGGACAGCATTATTTTAAATCTTGTTTCCAATGCCGTCAAATACAAAAGTGAGAACAGGGAATCCTTGATCACAATAGACGCGGTCCAGTCCAAAGAGGGCGTGCTGTTGAGCATATCGGATAACGGGATCGGGATAAATCTGGAAAAATACGGGGACAAAGTTTTCGGCATGTACAAAACCTTTCACAATAGAAAAGATGCCAAAGGTTTTGGGCTATACCTTGTAAAAAATCAAATAGAAGCCATGGGCGGAAGTATAACAGTGCAAAGTGAGGTAGATAAAGGCACTACATTTAATGTGTATTTTAATGAAGAAAGTTAG